One Halichondria panicea chromosome 6, odHalPani1.1, whole genome shotgun sequence genomic window carries:
- the LOC135336974 gene encoding transcription initiation factor TFIID subunit 5-like isoform X1, protein MSTQMNASPDKAALATVLNYLRNKKLKGTEEALRKELTVLGQTEYSDLPIPVSTLGSSGTEPSKYGESYSGLLDFTERALDLYKSELSLLLYPVFVHLYIDLVVSGHAHPAQQFFHHYSEKQESFHEEELLRLKSITTPQQMVKHELFETFRKNKFTIRMSNDSFQCLDKHLQVNRNMLILRVINDLLELDVFDGTPRSKIDIRTTSGAIDGEASTKANKVKVMYGIPRDPDMTAALAQLEEEENEGHPDDEKPKKKKAKKDPINKKSKVTATPNAPPLTRIPLPKLRDCEQVAKFSSLKESAKCVPLSSAHLPSVCFYTLINTFGSLNAVSIADDATLLAGSFNDSIVRVWTLTPKKLCSLKPPSHMQQISLAAEDVLDRIMDLSSGSDVRQLIGHNGPVFSTSFNPDNSFLISGSEDGTVRLWSLQTFSALVCFKGHNYPVWSVQFSPTGFYFVSGSHDRTARVWSTEHIQPIRILAGHLSDVDCCQFHPNGNYIATGSCDRSVRLWDILSGQCVRIFTGHKGSIQTLAFSPDGKYLASAGADKRILIWDIGSASQQCELRGHKDTVYQLVFSRDGALLASGGGDNTVKLWDVAAFVDDDKAMEPLRCLLGSYPTKSTSVHCLHFTRRNLLLAAGPFNT, encoded by the exons ATGTCGACCCAAATGAATGCTTCCCCTGACAAGGCTGCCCTGGCCACTGTACTCAACTATCTCAGGAACAAGAAACTGAAG GGAACAGAAGAGGCCTTGAGAAAAGAACTCACTGTGCTTGGTCAAACCGAATATTCTGATCTGCCTATACCAGTGTCCACTCTTGGCTCCAG TGGTACAGAGCCTTCCAAGTATGGAGAGTCTTACTCAGG TCTGTTGGATTTCACCGAGAGAGCACTGGACCTCTAcaag AGTGAATTGTCTCTTCTCCTGTATCCCGTGTTCGTCCATCTCTACATTGACCTTGTGGTCAGTGGCCACGCCCACCCTG CTCAGCAGTTTTTCCATCACTACTCTGAGAAGCAAGAGTCATTTCACGAGGAGGAGCTCCTCCGTCTCAAGAGCATCACCACCCCTCAACAGATGGTAAagcatgagctgtttgagaCCTTCAG GAAGAACAAGTTCACCATTAGAATGTCTAATGACTCTTTCCAGTGTCTGGACAAACATTTGCag GTGAATCGTAACATGCTGATCCTACGAGTGATAAATGATTTGCTTGAATTGGACGTATTTGATGGAACTCCGCGTTCAAAAATTGACATCAGGACGACGTCAGGAGCTATCGATGGCGAGGCTTCCACCAAAG CTAACAAAGTGAAGGTGATGTATGGCATCCCACGAGATCCCGATATGACAGCTGCTCTCGCACAgctggaggaggaggagaaCGAGGGACACCCTGACGATGAGAAACCAAAG AAAAAAAAGGCAAAGAAGGATCCCATCA ACAAGAAGAGCAAGGTGACAGCCACTCCCAATGCCCCACCCCTTACAAGAATACCGCTCCCAAAGCT tcgtgATTGTGAACAAGTAGCCAAATTCTCGTCATTAAAAGAGTCGGCCAAGTGTGTCCCTCTAAGCTCCGCCCACCTTCCGTCCGTGTGCTTCTACACTCTTATCAACACTTTTGGGAG CCTGAATGCAGTCAGTATTGCTGACGATGCAACTTTACTGGCCGGCTCATTTAACGACTCCATTGTCAGAGTTTGGACTTTGACCCCTAAGAAGCTGTGCTCTCTCAAACCACCCTCACacatgcaacaaatcagtttgGCAGCAG AGGATGTCTTAGACAGAATTATGGATTTGAG ctctggTTCAGACGTCCGCCAGTTAATTGGACACAACGGGCCAGTATTCTCGACCTCGTTCAATCCCGATAACTCGTTCCTGATATCAGGTTCCGAGGACGGCACTG TTCGACTGTGGAGTCTGCAGACATTTTCCGCTCTGGTTTGTTTTAAAGGCCACAACTATCCGGTGTGGAGTGTTCAGTTTAG tccgACCGGCTTCTACTTCGTGAGTGGATCACATGATCGTACGGCTCGGGTGTGGTCAACGGAGCATATCCAACCAATCAGAATACTCGCTGGACACCTTAGCGACGTTGAC TGTTGCCAGTTCCATCCCAACGGGAATTATATAGCGACGGGGTCATGTGATCGCAGTGTGAGACTATGGGATATCCTCTCTGGTCAGTGTGTTCGAATCTTCACAGGTCataag ggctctATCCAAACGCTGGCTTTCTCCCCCGATGGCAAGTACCTTGCATCTGCAG GTGCGGACAAGCGTATCTTGATCTGGGACATCGGCTCTGCCTCACAGCAGTGTGAGCTAAGGGGACACAAGGACACAGTGTATCAGCTCGTGTTTAGTCGGGACGGAGCGCTACTGGCCTCAGGGGGAGGGGACAACACGGTGAAATTATGGGATGTTGCAGCTTTCGTGGATGACGATAAAGCGATGGAGCCCCTCAGATG TTTGCTGGGCAGCTACCCCACCAAGTCCACCTCTGTGCACTGTCTACACTTCACCAGGAGGAACCTGCTATTAGCAGCCGGACCATTCAATACTTAG
- the LOC135336974 gene encoding POU domain, class 2, transcription factor 3-like isoform X2 produces the protein MSTQMNASPDKAALATVLNYLRNKKLKGTEEALRKELTVLGQTEYSDLPIPVSTLGSSGTEPSKYGESYSGYTKSLPSTLTTTELQSATKTTEISRSRESSTSTVTDENQFDSDSPQFDSNDSIQENISTKSPLAEINSATRPAHLVFNKMLSASPTRTLINIESDDDDDDSSTHEENYSSPINSQNLSISSLHNYKRSNSESPNATTLKTSPVITSPAPRLTMGNPLLYRVTTDGLGRQILTPILTVLPSINPITTSTLQAGGQSLIFSAPQPSLSPQLLTSSPSFQNNLPQCRDRASSDPSFNLLPSPVELPRGSPNSSSPPRTLASLMLSEMTPQYMELKAFAEDFKTKRIRLGYTQGAVGHSLAQKGYNNFAQSTISRFEQMQLSPANAAAIKQVLEKWLQDAESPDSQSSPSLSSSVSVVPLVNCRKRKKRAVFTAQTRDNLDVFFKQNPRPNRQMIENVADELGLLPEEVRVWFCNKRQKSKQSYSSYDRESSVSTSSYIDSPPSFYDSNKGRSPSPKTPFTIDELSKSSVSMTTSPPQTSPVQLSTLGLVRPLSSTGLYPVMFPSPPRLISSHIAQTTAA, from the exons ATGTCGACCCAAATGAATGCTTCCCCTGACAAGGCTGCCCTGGCCACTGTACTCAACTATCTCAGGAACAAGAAACTGAAG GGAACAGAAGAGGCCTTGAGAAAAGAACTCACTGTGCTTGGTCAAACCGAATATTCTGATCTGCCTATACCAGTGTCCACTCTTGGCTCCAG TGGTACAGAGCCTTCCAAGTATGGAGAGTCTTACTCAGG CTATACCAAAAGCCTCCCCTCCACCCTCACAACGACTGAACTTCAGTCTGCAACAAAAACAACAGAAATCTCTCGATCTCGCGAATCTTCAACTTCAACCGTAACCGACGAGAATCAATTCGATTCCGATTCCCCACAATTCGATTCCAACGATTCCATTCAGGAAAATATTTCCACCAAATCACCACTCGCCGAGATTAACTCTGCAACAAGACCGGCACATTTGGTCTTTAACAAAATGTTGTCAGCCAGCCCAACTCGCACGCTGATAAACATTGAAagcgatgatgatgatgatgactcTTCAACTCACGAGGAAAACTACAGTTCTCCGATAAATTCTCAAAACTTGTCTATTTCTAGTCTCCATAACTACAAGCGCTCCAATTCGGAGTCTCCAAACGCCACCACTCTTAAAACAAGCCCTGTGATTACATCACCTGCTCCACGTCTGACAATGGGAAACCCGTTGCTCTATCGAGTCACAACAGACGGTTTGGGTCGGCAAATTCTCACTCCAATTCTAACCGTTCTACCATCCATCAACCCCATCACTACCTCAACTTTGCAGGCTGGAGGTCAGTCCCTCATTTTCAGTGCCCCTCAACCATCACTGTCACCACAGCTTCTCACGAGCTCTCCAAGCTTTCAAAACAACCTGCCGCAATGTCGAGATCGTGCCAGTTCAGATCCGTCTTTCAATCTGCTACCCTCGCCAGTCGAGCTCCCACGTGGTTCCCCCAATTCCTCGTCACCCCCCCGTACTCTGGCCTCTCTGATGCTTTCTGAAATGACACCACAGTATATGGAACTGAAGGCCTTTGCTGAAGATTTTAAAACCAAGAGGATTCGACTCGGCTACACGCAGGGAGCCGTTGGCCACAGCTTGGCACAGAAAGGATACAACAACTTTGCTCAGAGCACTATCAGTCGATTCGAACAGATGCAATTGAGTCCAGCAAATGCAGCTGCCATTAAGCAAGTTCTGGAGAAGTGGCTTCAAGATGCTGAGAGTCCTGACTCACAATCGTCACCTTCTTTGTCTTCCAGTGTTTCAGTGGTCCCTCTTGTCAACTGCCGGAAGCGCAAAAAGAGAGCTGTCTTTACAGCACAGACACGGGATAATTTGGACGTGTTTTTCAAGCAAAACCCTCGACCGAATCGCCAAATGATTGAGAACGTTGCCGATGAGCTAGGCCtactaccagaggaggtccgcgTGTGGTTTTGCAACAAACGACAAAAATCCAAGCAATCCTATTCTTCGTACGATCGTGAAAGCAGTGTCTCCACCTCCAGCTATATTGATTCGCCCCCCAGTTTCTACGATTCAAACAAGGGTCGATCACCTTCCCCAAAAACTCCGTTTACGATCGACGAGCTGAGCAAGTCGAGTGTGAGTATGACCACAAGCCCACCTCAAACCAGCCCCGTCCAGCTGTCAACTCTCGGACTTGTACGACCTTTGTCCTCTACCGGGCTGTATCCTGTGATGTTCCCGTCACCACCGAGGCTTATCAGTAGCCACATTGCCCAGACAACTGCTGCATAA
- the LOC135336975 gene encoding outer dynein arm-docking complex subunit 4-like, translated as MSQFGDEEPEGSFSIFYAEGEMLAKQGQYKKAIESFTKALEFEPEDKLCLVARSKCYLRVGNATEALKDAEESLKEDQKYHKGLFQKAEALYSIGNFEYALVFYHRGNKIRPELHEFNLGIQKAQEAIDNSIGTPGACKLEKIGDLTFFQQQDRIAVKKPKKLIRGREHMKKEKVERKPVASEKTTKQLLGEMHPDKEYLERLLSDPGLVIGLKDKSIYNTVEKALSYLDSRTEFWRQQKPMYARKREKEAKKYRPLSNKRSKDSGTDYTKLVLKTLEEVDCALAEGDAETSLQQAQKLMKTVHGLADKDLPNKSEFLASLHSCIGNAQLELGEAEAALKNHLQDLKISEDEDLSDIQGRALDNIGRVYSVMGQFDMAVKFWTRKIPLVKTAEESTWLYHELGRCHLELNKFTEARDLGEKSLSSAKEADDQMWQLNASVLIAQAESKLGDLQAAVQRFKQALELAKLLEDQPSQDAIQIALEEVNTRTIEEATPPQEATPLQEEEEEGNIEVDPAH; from the exons ATGTCTCAGTTTGGTGATGAGGAACCTGAGGGATCCTTCTCCATTTTCTACGCAGAAGGAGAGATGCTGGCTAAGCAGGGGCAGTATAAGAAAGCCATTGAGTCATTCACCAAG GCTCTTGAGTTTGAGCCTGAGGACAAGTTGTGTCTAGTGGCTCGTTCCAAGTGCTACCTTCGAGTGGGAAATGCAACGGAAGCTCTCAAAGACGCAGAGGAATCTTTAAAAGAGGACCAGAAATATCACAAG GGTTTATTTCAGAAGGCAGAGGCTCTGTATTCTATTGGTAACTTTGAGTACGCCTTGGTGTTCTACCACAGAGGAAACAAGATACGACCTGAGCTCCATGAGTTCAATCTTGGCATACAGAAGGCACAAGAGGCCATTGACAATTCCATAGGAA CTCCTGGTGCATGTAAGCTTGAAAAGATTGGAGACCTAACATTCTTCCAGCAACAGGACAGAATT GCTGTCAAGAAACCCAAGAAGTTGATAAGAGGTAGAGAGCACATGAAGAAAGAGAAGGTAGAAAGAAAGCCGGTCGCCTCAGAGAAGACCACTAAGCAGCTACTTGGAGAAATGCATCCAGATAAGGAGTATCTAGAGAGACTGCTTAGTGATCCAG GTTTGGTGATTGGTCTGAAAGATAAGTCCATCTACAACACAGTGGAGAAGGCACTGTCTTACCTCGACTCAAGAACAGAATTCTGGAGGCAACAAAAACCAATGTACGCCAGAAAGAGAGAAAAGGAAGCCAAGAAATACAGACCTTTATCAAACAAGAGATCCAAAGA TAGCGGAACTGATTACACCAAACTTGTGCTCAAAACGTTGGAAGAGGTGGACTGTG CACTGGCTGAAGGTGATGCAGAGACTAGTTTGCAACAGGCCCAGAAGCTAATGAAGACAGTACACGGCCTAGCAGACAAAGACCTGCCAAACAAGAGTGAATTCCTAGCCAGTCTACACTCTTGTATTGGCAATGCTCAGTTGGAACTGGGAGAGGCAGAAGCTGCTCTCAAGAACCACTTGCAGGACCTCAAGATCTCAGAGGACGA GGACTTGTCTGACATCCAAGGCCGTGCTCTGGACAACATTGGCAGAGTCTATTCTGTGATGGGTCAATTTGACATGGCAGTAAAATT ttggaCTCGTAAGATTCCCCTTGTGAAGACAGCTGAAGAGAGCACGTGGCTCTACCACGAGCTGGGACGTTGTCATCTGGAATTAAACAA GTTCACTGAGGCTAGAGACCTCGGGGAGAAGAGTCTGAGCTCAGCTAAAGAAGCTGATGATCAGATGTGGCAACTCAACGCAAGTGTACTTATCGCTCAAGCTGAAT ccaAGCTGGGGGACCTCCAGGCTGCAGTACAGCGGTTCAAGCAAGCCCTGGAGTTAGCCAAGCTGTTAGAAGACCAACCCTCTCAAGACGCTATCCAGATAGCTCTCGAGGAAGTCAACACTCGTACAATAGAGgaggccacaccccctcaaGAGGCCACACCCCTTcaagaggaggaggaggagggtAACATTGAGGTGGACCCTGCTCATTAA
- the LOC135336976 gene encoding protein arginine N-methyltransferase 2-like, with the protein MESHLRERTDEHSQCCVNANEDDVATDRTNVLNYVESDCIAEESSDDELYYVISDYKAAEDNQLDLRQGQEVTVLERVNEKWWWVESEGRVGYSPANHLSLLDQCDDRWQDDEYFSSYSSLKLHLEMLSDKPRTEAYKTAIETAACFIKDKVVLDFGAGTGILSLFCAKLGRARKVYAVEASDIAQQARSIIERNGLREVVSIVQCRGEELELPEKVDLIVSEWMGTMLIFELMIESVLQVRDRYLKPGGLMWPSHAQLLLVPCTAEQVHHEKVAFWERVYGFDFSPLVPLAQSELLGRPIFNHSLDRQDCLSEPCTVMSLSMGHMSVEDLERNESNFSFKITKPGTLHGFGSWFDVTFGGVSSSSGYDPVTLSTSPSNQQTHWKQDLLVIDCPLEVVTGDTIEGRISITRNKIWRRHLKIDVEYKHFSGKAQETSATYNKSFKLWR; encoded by the exons ATGGAATCTCACCTAAGAGAGAGAACTGATGAGCACAGCCAGTGCTGCGTGAATGCGAACGAGGATGATGTTGCTACAGATCGCACAAATGTACTGAATTATGTAGAGAGTGATTGTATTGCAGAGGAGAGCTCAGACGATGAACTGTACTATGTTATTAGCGACTACAAGGCAGCCGAAGACAATCAG ctagacCTGCGTCAGGGTCAAGAGGTTACTGTGCTGGAGAGGGTCAACGAGAAGTGGTGGTGGGTGGAGTCAGAGGGGAGAGTGGGGTATTCCCCTGCTAATCACTTATCGTTACTGGACCAATGTGATGACCGATGGCAGGATGATGAATACTTCTCCAGTTACTCTTCTCTG AAGCTCCATCTTGAGATGTTGAGTGACAAACCACGCACAGAGGCTTACAAGACCGCCATTGAAACTGCCGCTTGCTTCATCAAAGACAAG GTGGTGCTGGACTTTGGTGCAGGCACTGGAATTCTTAGTCTGTTCTGTGCCAAGCTTGGAAGAGCCAGAAAG GTTTATGCTGTTGAGGCTAGTGACATTGCACAACAAGCCAGATCTATTATAGAGCGTAATGGACTACGAGAGGTGGTGTCGATAGTTCAGTGTCGAGGGGAGGAGCTTGAGCTTCCGGAGAAAGTTGATCTGATCGTATCGGAGTGGATGGGAACAATGCTAATT TTTGAGTTGATGATAGAGTCTGTGTTGCAAGTCAGGGACCGTTACTTGAAGCCCGGAGGACTGATGTGGCCGTCACATGCCCAGCTGTTACTTGTACCCTGCACTGCTGAACAGGTTCACCACGAGAAGGTGGCCTTCTGGGAGCGTGTATACGGGTTTGACTTCTCCCCACTAGT TCCCCTGGCGCAGTCTGAGCTACTGGGCAGACCAATATTCAACCATTCTCTGGACAGACAAGACTGTTTATCTGAGCCTTGCACTGTCATGAGTCTAAGCATGGGACACATGTCAGTGGAGGACCTGGAG AGGAACGAGTCTAATTTCAGTTTCAAAATCACCAAGCCTG gtACGCTACACGGGTTTGGGTCATGGTTTGACGTCACATTTGGAGGCGTGTCCTCGTCCAGTGGCTACGATCCTGTCACTCTATCTACTTCACCATCCAACCA aCAGACACACTGGAAGCAAGACCTCCTTGTCATAGACTGCCCCCTCGAGGTTGTCACTGGAGATACTATAGAAGGAAGAATCTCCATCACCAGAAACAAAATATGGAGGAGACATCTTAAAATTGATGTTGAGTACAAACACTTCAGTGGCAAGGCTCAGGAAACATCG GCCACCTACAACAAGAGTTTCAAGCTGTGGAGATAA
- the LOC135336977 gene encoding beta-1,3-galactosyl-O-glycosyl-glycoprotein beta-1,6-N-acetylglucosaminyltransferase 4-like, which translates to MAVTVLKKLYTAVVLLGVGFILGWTTGLSGIIPVKTVEISDSLSKQSQSLLTHHESNTTGNSSHYYRSIDKEERKVSAWLSNVNDTVTHDLSEVCNNHRYAIDFLKPRFLNCTNLFKGSSIEVNKIKVGHRTRKWPVPSDNDFYHYACNCDWIKKELDPGYYVSEQEQQFPLAFALSVHQSPYQIFRFLKVIYRPHNLYCIHYDKKSSEPFKKLMVTIADCLPNVIVPSKIADVIWGWHTIVDAQMNCIEDLYKLRHTFPWKYAITLCGKEVPLRTNREMVHTLSKLNGTSAVDVEQNKEYEYDYWTYEHYLKNGSITQSEQRLAPIPFNLTISKSMAYFGLSKTFVQFLLHSDMVAKFRGFMDHTKIPDEHFIATLFNMTGVPGGKNENYSMLIPTTSSYIWLVDLQQTWQRYCHGNNVHSVCIISSGDLHRLDYMYDPKKDHQTFFHNKFFIESDRAVMDCAEEELLRRNREECLTDMYN; encoded by the exons ATGGCAGTAACAGTGTTGAAGAAACTCTATACTGCTGTGGTTCTTCTGGGTGTAGGTTTCATACTGGGCTGGACTACA gggctGTCTGGGATTATCCCGGTGAAGACTGTTGAAATTTCAGATTCACTATCGAAGCAATCACAAAGTCTCCTCACTCATCATGAGAGCAACACTACCGGTAACTCATCCCACTACTACAGAAGTATTGATAAAGAAGAGAGGAAAGTTTCAGCTTGGCTATCTAACGTAAATGACACAGTCACTCATGATTTATCAGAAGTATGTAACAATCACAGGTATGCAATTGACTTTTTAAAACCTCGTTTTTTGAATTGTACAAATCTCTTTAAGGGGAGTTCAATCGAGGTGAATAAAATTAAAGTTGGACATAGAACACGAAAGTGGCCAGTTCCATCAGATAATGACTTTTATCACTATGCCTGTAATTGCGACTGGATAAAGAAAGAGTTGGACCCAGGTTACTATGTGTCTGAGCAAGAACAGCAATTTCCACTAGCATTTGCTTTAAGTGTACATCAGTCACCTTATCAGATATTTCGGTTTCTCAAAGTCATCTATAGACCTCACAATTTGTACTGCATTCACTATGACAAAAAGTCCAGCGAACCATTCAAGAAGCTGATGGTCACCATTGCCGACTGTCTGCCCAATGTGATTGTGCCCAGCAAAATTGCCGATGTCATATGGGGCTGGCATACGATAGTCGATGCTCAGATGAATTGTATAGAAGATCTCTACAAGCTGCGACACACATTTCCTTGGAAGTATGCAATCACTCTGTGTGGGAAAGAAGTTCCTCTGAGAACTAATAGAGAAATGGTTCACACTTTGAGCAAGTTGAACGGTACCTCAGCTGTAGATGTGGAACAAAACAAGGAGTATGAATACGATTATTGGACATACGAACATTACTTGAAAAATGGATCCATTACTCAATCTGAACAAAGACTTGCACCCATACCATTTAATCTCACCATTTCCAAGAGCATGGCTTATTTTGGACTCTCAAAAACCTTTGTTCAATTTCTGCTACACAGTGATATGGTCGCCAAGTTTCGGGGATTCATGGATCACACTAAGATACCGGACGAGCACTTTATAGCAACTCTATTCAATATGACAG GTGTACCTGGTGGAAAAAATGAAAATTACTCAATGCTAATACCCACCACCTCTTCGTATATATGGCTAGTTGATCTACAGCAAACATGGCAGAGATATTGCCATGGAAACAATGTACACAGCGTTTGTATCATATCCAGTGGCGACCTACATCGACTGGACTATATGTACGACCCTAAGAAAGATCACCAGACGTTCTTCCACAACAAGTTCTTCATTGAGAGTGATCGGGCGGTGATGGACTGTGCTGAGGAAGAGCTCCTCAGGAGAAACAGAGAAGAGTGTTTGACTGACATGTACAATTGA
- the LOC135336979 gene encoding beta-1,3-galactosyl-O-glycosyl-glycoprotein beta-1,6-N-acetylglucosaminyltransferase 4-like produces the protein MAVIVLQKLYTAVVLLGAGFILGWTTVLPGPAPVKTANISESLSKHSQSLLAHHESSTNSSHYKSIDKEERRVSAWLSKLKDTHDLYLSEVCNSHRYAIDSLRPRFLNCTNLFKGSSIEVHKVKFGQKKQKWPIPSDNEFYRYASSCDWIKKELDPGYYVSEQERQFPLAFALNVYQSPYQIFRFLKVIYRRHNLYCIHYDKKSIEPFQKLMVTIADCLPNVIVPSKIADVIWGWHTIVDAQMNCMEDLYKLRYKFPWKYAITLCGKEVPLRTNREMVHTLSKLNGTSAIDVEQNKEYEYDYWTYEHYLKNRIVTQSEQRLAPIPFNLTISKSMAYFGLSKTFVQFLLHSDMVAEFRRFMDHTKIPDEHFIATLFNMTGVPGGKNENYSMLIPTTSSYIWLVDVQQTWQRYCHGNNVHSVCIVSSGDLNRLDYMYDPKKDHQTFFHNKFFIESDRAVMDCAEEELLRRNREECLTDMYN, from the exons ATGGCAGTGATAGTATTGCAGAAACTCTATACTGCTGTGGTTCTTCTGGGTGCAGGTTTTATACTGGGATGGACTACA GTGCTGCCTGGGCCTGCCCCAGTGAAGACTGCTAACATTTCAGAATCACTATCAAAACATTCACAAAGTCTCCTCGCTCATCATGAGAGCAGCACTAACTCATCTCACTACAAAAGTATTGATAAAGAAGAAAGGAGAGTTTCAGCTTGGCTATCTAAACTAAAGGACACTCATGATTTATATTTATCAGAAGTGTGTAACAGTCACAGGTATGCAATTGACTCTTTAAGACCTCGTTTTTTGAATTGTACAAATCTCTTCAAGGGGAGTTCAATCGAGGTGCATAAAGTAAAATTTGGTCAAAAAAAACAAAAGTGGCCAATTCCATCAGATAATGAGTTTTATCGCTATGCCAGCAGTTGTGACTGGATAAAGAAAGAGTTGGACCCAGGTTATTATGTGTCTGAGCAAGAACGGCAATTTCCACTAGCATTTGCTCTAAATGTTTATCAGTCACCTTATCAAATATTTCGGTTTCTCAAAGTCATCTATAGACGTCACAATTTGTACTGCATTCACTACGACAAAAAGTCCATCGAACCATTCCAGAAGCTGATGGTCACCATTGCCGACTGTCTGCCCAATGTGATTGTGCCCAGCAAAATTGCCGATGTCATATGGGGCTGGCATACGATAGTCGATGCTCAGATGAATTGTATGGAAGATCTCTACAAGCTGCGATACAAATTTCCTTGGAAGTATGCAATCACTCTGTGTGGGAAAGAAGTTCCCCTGAGAACTAATAGAGAAATGGTTCACACTTTAAGCAAGTTGAACGGCACTTCAGCTATAGATGTGGAACAAAACAAGGAGTATGAATACGATTATTGGACATACGAACATTACTTGAAAAATAGAATCGTGACTCAGTCTGAACAAAGACTTGCACCCATACCATTTAATCTAACTATTTCCAAGAGCATGGCTTATTTTGGACTCTCAAAAACCTTTGTTCAATTTCTGCTACACAGTGATATGGTCGCCGAGTTTCGAAGATTCATGGATCACACTAAGATACCGGACGAGCACTTTATAGCCACTCTATTCAATATGACAG GTGTACCTGGTGGAAAAAATGAAAATTACTCAATGCTAATACCCACCACCTCTTCGTATATATGGCTAGTTGATGTACAGCAAACATGGCAGAGATATTGCCATGGAaacaatgtacacagtgttTGTATCGTATCCAGTGGCGACCTAAATCGACTGGACTATATGTACGACCCTAAGAAAGATCATCAGACTTTCTTCCACAACAAGTTCTTCATTGAGAGTGATCGGGCGGTGATGGACTGTGCTGAGGAAGAGCTCCTCAGGAGAAACAGAGAAGAGTGTTTGACTGACATGTACAATTGA